In a genomic window of Crassostrea angulata isolate pt1a10 unplaced genomic scaffold, ASM2561291v2 HiC_scaffold_217, whole genome shotgun sequence:
- the LOC128169803 gene encoding uncharacterized protein LOC128169803, which translates to MSILDLSKLFMYEFHYGFIKTQYGGNAKLLMTDTDSLFYRFEVEDMYKEMSKHIDLFDTSNYPRDHFLFSEINKKVVGKMKDETASQPVMGFVGLRPKMYSFIVYNEEKTQVKKAKGITKSVVNKELAYQNYVDCLLNCKLERHTMNSIRSENHNLFLKAINKISLSSFDDKRWWLKPNGIEGYSY; encoded by the exons ATGAGCATATTAGACCTATCCAAGCTTTTCATGTATGAATTTCATTACGGCTTCATCAAAACACAATATGGTGGGAATGCAAAGTTGCTGATGACAGATACAGATTCCCTGTTTTACAG GTTTGAAGTTGAAGATATGTATAAAGAGATGAGTAAACATATTGATTTGTTCGATACATCAAACTATCCTAGAGATCATTTTCTGTTTAGTGAAATAAACAAGAAGGTTGTTGGTAAGATGAAAGATGAAACTGCATCTCAGCCAGTAATGGGATTTGTTGGATTACGACCAAAAATGTATTCATTCATTGTTTACAATGAGGAAAAAACCCAAGTGAAAAAAGCAAAGGGAATCACCAAATCTGTTGTTAACAAAGAATTAGCATATCAAAATTACGTGGACTGTTTATTAAACTGTAAATTAGAGAGACATACAATGAACTCTATACGGAGTGAAAATCATAATCTGTTTCTTAAAGCTATCAACAAAATTTCCCTGTCTTCCTTTGACGACAAACGATGGTGGTTGAAGCCTAATGGTATTGAAGGTTATTCATATTGA
- the LOC128169804 gene encoding uncharacterized protein LOC128169804, producing the protein MTANALVLFDVDGCTAIVDSKKLVLEGKDLVNGQQGYMKFGAEKLKVEILQLSDSKRELNTFEDQWSTSHRSMALDKEKRKRRNKPDGYLAVWPQDIDDVVQPDEDLPDPNAKEQDVEEDPIDDEHNETDEPKTGKPTKKSKETKEKTKEAKEKPKEKTGSKGRKITVLFEGGGDYSTDVAAPKRAPSYLEELSADERDLINLQVEQYKRGLETESTQTEAVVILGPNDVLPPLTSDAFQNIMELLKDLKKGQQDMKVQVEELKKEQREMKSQVQDLTREVAALKERPSSRNSVGSLLTTNELHELLVNSENNTSVETAQGLEEGLSKRQKNNEDKENTVHLGVTETMPILRRPKRTTASTAINSTTANVTTTASSPSKATNSINSENITTSAPTISSSTSAITTSSSFSAPTTSAPTTSNSTSATTTSNSTSASTTSNPTGAPTTSNSTSVTN; encoded by the exons ATGACAGCTAATGCTTTAGTGCTTTTTGATGTGGATGGGTGCACAGCAATTGTGGATTCAAAGAAGTTAGTCTTGGAAGGAAAGGACCTTGTCAATGGCCAGCAAGGCTACATGAAATTTGGGGCAGAGAAGCTAAAAGTAGAAATTCTACAGTTATCAg actCCAAAAGAGAACTCAACACATTTGAAGATCAATGGAGCACATCACACCGGTCCATGGCCTTGgacaaagaaaaaagaaaaagaagaaataagcCCGATGGGTACCTTGCTGTTTGGCCCCAGGATATT GATGATGTAGTTCAACCTGACGAAGACTTACCAGACCCAAATGCAAAAGAACAAGATGTGGAAGAAGACCCCATTGATGATGAACAT AATGAAACGGATGaaccaaaaacaggaaaacCAACCAAGAAATCAAAGGAGACAAAAGAAAAGACAAAGGAAGCAAAGGAGAAACCAAAAGAAAAAACA ggTTCAAAGGGCAGGAAGATAACAGTTCTGTTTGAGGGCGGAGGTGACTATTCTACAGATGTTGCTGCTCCTAAGCGTGCTCCCTCCTACCTTGAAGAACTGAGTGCAGATGAAAGAGACCTCATAAACCTTCAAGTGGAACAGTACAAACGTGGACTTGAAACTGAATCAACTCAGACAGAGGCAGTGGTTATTCTAGGCCCAAATGACGTCCTCCCTCCTCTTACATCAGATGCATTTCAGAACATTATGGAACTGTTAAAGGACTTAAAGAAAGGCCAACAGGACATGAAAGTTCAAGTGGAGGAACTGAAAAAAGAACAGCGAGAGATGAAAAGCCAGGTGCAGGATTTGACTCGGGAAGTTGCTGCACTGAAGGAAAGGCCATCTAGCAGAAATTCGGTTGGAAGCCTCCTGACGACAAATGAACTGCATGAGCTGCTTGTCAACAGCGAGAACAATACGTCAGTAGAAACTGCTCAGGGATTGGAAGAAGGTCTCAGTAAAAGACAGAAGAACAACGAAGACAAGGAAAATACAGTTCACCTTGGTGTTACAGAGACAATGCCAATTCTAAGAAGACCAAAACGGACCACTGCCAGCACAGCCATCAACTCCACCACTGCAAATGTAACCACCACTGCCAGCTCCCCCAGCAAAGCCACCAACAGCATCAACTCTGAAAACATAACCACCAGTGCACCCACCATAAGCAGCTCCACCAGTGCAATCACCACCAGCAGCTCCTTCAGCGCACCTACTACCAGTGCACCAACCACCAGCAACTCCACCAGTGCAACAACTACCAGCAACTCCACCAGTGCATCCACCACCAGCAACCCCACCGGTGCACCAACCACCAGCAACTCCACCAGTGTTACCAATTAG